From Flavobacterium arcticum, the proteins below share one genomic window:
- the mfd gene encoding transcription-repair coupling factor — translation MKPEITTIYQESTKVKQIATALQQRESKLHIKGLIGSSLSFIIDPLFQEAGLPFLLVFKDKEEAAYYLNDLEKLVGEQDVLFYPGSYRRPYQIEETDNANVLLRAEVLNRINSRKKPAIIVSYTEALFEKVVTRKELDKNTLKVAVGDQVSIDFINEVLFEYEFRRVDFVTEPGEFSVRGGIVDVFSFSNDNPYRIEFFGNEVDSIRTFDVETQLSLEKNKQITVIPNVENKFLQENRQSFLEYINQKTVVFIQNTEAMLSQLDVLYSKAVEAFGKLSEDIKHAAPEELFLNQASFLKKALDFTVVDLATKPVFKIDKAFEFHIQPQPSFNKQFDLLLNNLNENQANGFKNYIFCSNEAQAARFHDIFESIDEENSEDIRKQYKTIVFPIYEGFIDEENQIACYTDHQIFERYHRFNIKNGYSKKQTITLKELSSLSVGDYVTHIDHGIGKFGGLQKIEVEGKKQEAIKLVYADNDIVYVSIHSLHKISKYNGKDGTPPKIYKLGSSAWKTLKNKTKARVKHIAFNLIKLYAKRRLEKGFQYAPDSYMQAELESSFIYEDTPDQVTATRDVKADMENERPMDRLVCGDVGFGKTEVAIRAAFKAVDNGKQVAILVPTTILAFQHHKTFSERLKDMPVTIGYLNRFRTAKQKAETLKELAEGKLDIIIGTHQLTSKNVVFKDLGLLIVDEEQKFGVNVKDKLKTIAANVDTLTLTATPIPRTLQFSLMAARDLSVITTPPPNRYPIESHVVGFNEEIIRDAISYEIQRGGQVFFINNRIENIKEVAGMIQRLVPGAKVGVGHGQMEGKKLEELMLSFMDGDFDVLVATTIIESGLDVPNANTIFINNANNFGLSDLHQMRGRVGRSNKKAFCYFITPPYSAMTEDARKRIQALEQFSELGSGFNIAMKDLEIRGAGDLLGGEQSGFINEIGFDTYQKIMNEAIDELKENEFKYLYEEDTEKPVQREYVKEIQIDTDFELLFPDEYVNNITERLNLYNELSAIKTEEDLNKFEQKLIDRFGALPKPALALMTSMRIKWLATKMGIEKLVLKQSKMIGYFVSDQQSDYYQSGTFHKVLQFVQKQPSLSRMKEKQTKNGLRLLLTFDNVKTLPKALHLLEMVFE, via the coding sequence TTGAAACCCGAAATAACAACTATATACCAAGAGTCGACTAAAGTAAAACAAATTGCAACTGCGCTACAACAGCGCGAAAGTAAGTTGCATATAAAAGGACTTATAGGCTCGTCGTTATCATTTATCATCGACCCGCTATTTCAGGAAGCAGGGCTTCCGTTCTTGCTTGTTTTTAAAGACAAAGAAGAAGCCGCATATTACCTTAATGACCTCGAAAAACTAGTGGGCGAGCAAGATGTATTGTTCTACCCTGGTTCTTACCGTCGTCCGTACCAAATAGAGGAAACGGATAATGCGAATGTGCTATTGCGTGCGGAAGTACTGAATCGTATCAATTCGCGCAAGAAACCAGCAATTATAGTATCATACACCGAGGCGCTTTTTGAAAAAGTGGTAACCCGAAAGGAGCTTGATAAGAATACGCTAAAAGTAGCAGTAGGCGACCAAGTGAGTATCGATTTCATTAACGAAGTGTTGTTCGAGTACGAATTTCGTAGAGTAGATTTTGTAACTGAGCCTGGAGAGTTCTCTGTACGAGGTGGTATTGTCGATGTGTTTTCATTTAGTAACGATAACCCTTACCGTATAGAGTTTTTTGGTAATGAGGTCGATAGCATCCGTACATTTGATGTAGAAACGCAATTATCGTTAGAGAAGAATAAGCAAATAACAGTTATCCCAAATGTTGAGAACAAATTTTTGCAGGAAAACAGGCAGAGTTTTTTAGAGTACATTAATCAAAAAACTGTTGTCTTTATCCAGAATACCGAGGCTATGCTATCACAGCTAGACGTGCTGTATAGTAAGGCTGTCGAAGCTTTTGGTAAACTGTCTGAAGATATTAAACATGCAGCTCCCGAGGAATTGTTTCTTAATCAGGCGTCATTCCTTAAAAAAGCATTAGATTTCACAGTAGTAGATCTTGCCACAAAACCTGTCTTTAAAATAGATAAAGCATTCGAGTTTCATATACAACCACAACCATCGTTTAACAAGCAATTCGACTTATTGCTTAATAACTTGAACGAGAACCAAGCTAATGGTTTTAAAAACTATATATTCTGCTCGAACGAAGCACAAGCAGCCCGTTTTCATGATATATTTGAGAGTATTGACGAAGAGAATAGCGAAGATATACGTAAGCAGTATAAAACAATAGTATTCCCTATATATGAAGGTTTTATCGATGAAGAAAACCAAATAGCCTGCTATACTGACCATCAGATATTTGAACGCTACCACCGATTTAATATTAAGAATGGTTACTCTAAAAAACAAACCATTACTCTAAAAGAACTTAGCTCGCTATCGGTAGGCGATTATGTAACCCATATCGATCATGGTATTGGTAAGTTTGGCGGATTACAAAAAATAGAAGTAGAGGGTAAAAAACAAGAAGCTATAAAACTGGTATATGCTGATAATGATATTGTATATGTAAGCATACACTCGTTACACAAAATATCGAAATATAACGGTAAAGACGGTACACCGCCCAAGATATACAAACTAGGCAGTAGTGCATGGAAAACCCTTAAAAATAAGACCAAGGCAAGAGTTAAACATATTGCCTTTAACTTAATTAAACTATATGCTAAACGTAGACTCGAAAAAGGTTTTCAGTATGCGCCAGATAGTTATATGCAAGCAGAGTTAGAGTCATCTTTTATATACGAAGACACGCCTGATCAAGTAACAGCAACTCGTGATGTAAAAGCCGATATGGAAAACGAGCGCCCTATGGATAGGCTAGTGTGTGGTGATGTGGGCTTTGGTAAAACAGAAGTTGCTATTCGTGCTGCTTTTAAAGCGGTAGATAACGGTAAACAAGTAGCGATACTGGTGCCCACTACTATATTGGCATTTCAGCATCATAAAACATTTAGCGAAAGGCTGAAAGATATGCCAGTTACCATTGGTTACCTTAACCGTTTCCGTACGGCAAAGCAAAAAGCAGAAACGCTGAAAGAACTTGCCGAAGGTAAACTCGATATCATTATTGGTACGCACCAGCTTACCAGTAAAAATGTTGTGTTTAAAGATTTAGGTTTATTGATAGTAGATGAGGAGCAAAAATTTGGCGTAAATGTAAAAGATAAACTAAAAACCATTGCAGCAAATGTAGACACACTTACGCTTACTGCTACACCTATACCCAGAACATTACAGTTTTCATTGATGGCAGCGCGCGACCTTTCGGTAATAACTACACCTCCGCCCAACCGTTACCCAATAGAAAGTCATGTGGTAGGTTTTAATGAAGAAATTATTCGCGATGCTATATCGTATGAAATACAGCGTGGAGGGCAAGTATTCTTTATAAATAACCGTATTGAAAATATTAAAGAAGTTGCCGGAATGATACAACGTTTAGTACCGGGAGCAAAAGTAGGAGTAGGGCACGGGCAAATGGAAGGTAAGAAACTGGAAGAACTGATGCTTTCCTTTATGGATGGCGATTTTGACGTGCTGGTTGCTACCACTATTATAGAGAGCGGACTGGATGTACCTAATGCTAATACTATATTTATAAACAATGCCAATAACTTCGGACTTAGTGACCTGCACCAAATGCGTGGACGTGTAGGACGTAGTAACAAAAAAGCTTTTTGCTATTTTATAACACCGCCATATAGCGCTATGACAGAGGATGCCCGTAAAAGAATACAGGCACTAGAGCAGTTTAGCGAACTGGGTAGTGGTTTTAATATCGCTATGAAAGACCTTGAGATACGCGGAGCAGGAGACCTGCTAGGTGGAGAACAAAGTGGCTTTATTAACGAGATAGGCTTTGATACCTACCAAAAGATAATGAATGAGGCTATAGACGAGTTGAAAGAGAACGAGTTTAAATACCTTTATGAAGAAGATACCGAAAAACCTGTACAACGGGAATATGTAAAAGAGATACAGATAGATACAGACTTTGAGTTACTATTCCCTGATGAGTATGTAAATAATATTACCGAAAGGCTTAACCTGTATAACGAGCTTAGTGCTATAAAAACAGAAGAGGACTTAAATAAGTTTGAACAAAAACTGATTGACCGTTTTGGAGCATTGCCAAAACCAGCACTTGCGTTAATGACAAGTATGCGCATTAAGTGGCTAGCTACCAAAATGGGTATAGAAAAACTGGTGTTAAAGCAAAGTAAAATGATAGGGTATTTTGTGAGCGACCAGCAGAGTGATTATTACCAGAGTGGGACTTTCCACAAGGTTTTGCAGTTTGTACAAAAGCAACCATCACTAAGCCGTATGAAGGAAAAACAAACTAAAAACGGGCTGCGATTACTGCTTACATTTGATAATGTAAAAACTTTACCTAAAGCATTACATTTACTAGAAATGGTGTTTGAGTAG